The Miltoncostaea marina DNA window CCCGGTAGACCCGGTAGAGCTCGTCGGAGTGGTCGGGCGAGAAGGCCGTCATCTGCTCCAGCAGCGGCCGCCCCACGTTGGCCACCAGGCGCTCGTCGGGCCACTCCTGCCCGAGCACCGTGCGCACGGCGTGGCGGTGCGACTCGCGGATGAGGGCGACCGAGTCGACGACGGTGCCGTCGAGGTCGAGCAGCACCGGCTCGTACCCGCTCACGCGTCGTCCAGCACGGGGTCGAGGAGGTCGGCGAGCGACATGCGCTCGAGCACGTCCATGTTCGCCATGTCGGTGAGGTCGAAGTGCATCGGGGTCACGGAGATGTGGCCGGACTCGATGGCGGCGAAGTCGGTGCCCTCCTCGCGCCGGTACGACGCGCCGCCGCCGTAGATCGTGAAGCGCCGTCGCGCGCCCTCGGTGGCCTCGAGCGTGAGCTCGTCGTTGTAGATGCGTCGCCCCAGGCGGGTGACGAGGGCGCCGCGCACCTCCTCGGGCGGCAGCCCGGGGGCGTTGACGTTGAGGATCACCCCGCGGGGGAAGTCGTCCTCCAGCACCCGCGGCACCAGCCGCGCCGCGAACGAGGCGCCCGCCCGGAAGTCGTAGGAGGAGCCGTCCCACTGGTCGGCCCGGGCGTCGGTCGCGTGCGCCGAGACGGCGATCGCCGGCCAGCCGAGCAGGACGCCCTCCAGCGCGGCCGCCACGGTGCCGGAGTAGGTGACGTCGTCCCCCAGGTTGAGCCCCAGGTTGACGCCGCTCACGATGACGTCGGGGCGCTCGTCCAGCAGCCCGAGCACGGCGAAGCGCACGCAGTCGACCGGCGTGCCGTCGGTGGCGAGCGCCGGCGAGCCGTCGGCGAGCGTCACCTCCTCCACGTGGAGGGGGTTGTGGATGGTGATGCCGCGGCCGATGGCGCTGCGGTTGGAGTCGGGGGCGATGACGCTGACCCTGCCGAACGGCTCGAGCGCCTGCTTCAGCGCGAGCAGCCCGGGCGAGCCGACGCCGTCGTCGTTCGTCACGAGGATGTTGGTCACGTACCGGGGAGGGTAGCCGCTGGCCCCGCCGCCCGGCCGTCGTCGTCGGGGTAGCGCACCCCGACCAGCGTCAGCGGGTGCGCCGGCGCGGTGCGCCCCGCGGCCCCCCGCGGGGCGCCCTCCAGCAGCGCCGCCAGCCGGTCGGCCGGCCACGCGCCCCGTCCCACCAGCAGCATGGTGCCGACCAGCACGCGCACCATGTGGCGCAGGAAGGCGTCGGCCTCGACGGTCATCACCAGCTCGTCGCCGCGGCGCTCCCATGAGCACGCGGTGACGGTGCGGTGGAAGAAGACGTGCTCCGTGCGGGTGGGTGTGAACGCCCGGAAGTCGTGCCGGCCCACCACGAGCGCGGCCGCCGCGTCGAGCGCATCCGTATCGAGCGGGGCCGGGTGGTGCAGCACGAGCGCGCGCCGCAGGGGCGAAGGCGGCCCGGTGAGCACCCGGTACTCGTAGCGACGGGCGACCGCGTCGCGACGCGCGTCGAAGCCCGCCGGCGCCTCGCGCACGTCGCGCGCCGCCACGTCGGGCGGCAGCAGGCCGGCCAGGCCGCGCAGGATGCGGGCCGGGGGCAGGCCGCTGGAGGTTGCGAGGCTCGCCACCTGGCCGCGGGCGTGCACTCCCGCGTCGGTGCGGCCGGCCACGACGAGGCCGACCGGCTCGCGCAGCAGCACGCCGAGCGCGTCGCGCACGACGCCCTCGACCGTGCGCAGCCCCGGCTGGGCGGCCCAGCCGGCGAAGCCGGCCCCGTCGTACTCCAGCTCCAGCCGGAGCACGCGGGGCGCGGGCACTACCGGGCGGCCGGGACCTCGATGTCCTGGGTCAGCTCGAGCAGCACCATCGGCGCCGCGTCGCCCTGGCGCGGGCCGAGCTTGAGGGTGCGTGTGTAGCCGCCCTGGACGTCGCTGAACGCGGGGCCGATCACGTCGAACAGCCGGTACGTGACCTCCTTGTTGCGCAGCAGCGCGATCGCCTGGCGCCGGGCGTGCAGGGTGTCCTGCTTGGCGAGGGTGATCGCCTTCTCGGCGATGCCCCGGGCGAGCCGGGCCTTGGGGGCGGTCGTCTGGATGCGCCCGTGCGTCAGCAGGGCCGTGGCGAGGTTGGCCGCCATGGCCGAGCGGTGCGCCGAGGAGCGGTTGAGCTTGGGTCCCTGGTTGCGGTGACGCACGGTCGTTCTCCTGGTCTGGCCGTGGAGGTGGGGCTAGGCCTCGTCGCTGCGCAGCTCGAGGCCGTGCGCGGCGAGGTTCTCCTTGACCTCTTCGATGCTCTTCTTGCCGAAGTTGGGGATGGCCGACAGCTCGGCCTCGGTCTTGGAGATGAGGTCGCCGATCGTCTCGACGCCCACGCGCTTGAGGCAGTTGTACGAGCGCACCCCGAGCTCGAGCTCCTCGATCATGATGTCGTGCATGCCGCCGCCGGCGGGCGGCTCCTCCGCGGCCGGCTCGCCGAGCAGGCGGGTGCTCTCCGGGTCGGCGAAGATCGCCAGACGGCCGATGAGGGTCTCCGCGGCCTCGGCGATCGCCGCGCGCGGGTCGACGCTGCCGTTCGTCTGGATCTCGAGCGTCAGCTTGTCGTAGTCGGTGCGCTGGCCGACGCGGGCGGGGCTGACCTCGTAGCGCACCCGCAGGATCGGCGAGAAGTTGGCGTCGACCGGGATGACCCCGATCGTCGACCCCGGGCCCTTGTTCTGCTCGGCCGGCACGTAGCCGCGGCCGCGGCTGATCATGAGGATCATGTCGAGCCGGGCGCCGGCCTCGAGGTTGCCGATCTCGAGGTCCGGGTTGAGGATCTCGAGGTCGGCCGGGGCGGCGATGTCGCCGGCCGTCACGGCGCCGGGGCCGGTCTTGGAGAGCTCCACCTCGATCTCGCCGGCCTCGCCGTGCAGGCGGCAGACGAGCTCGCGCAGGTTGAGGATGACGTCGGTGACGTCCTCGCGCAGCCCCGGGATCGTGGTGAACTCGTGCTGCACGCCCTCGATGCGCACCGAGGTGACGGCGGCGCCCTCGAGGGACGAGAGGAGCACCCGGCGCAGGCTGTTGCCGAAGGTGTGGCCGAAGCCGCGGTCGAGCGGCTCGACCTCGAAGCGGCCGAGCGTCTCGCTGACGGGCTCGTAGGTCATGCGGGGCGACTGGATGTCGAGCACGTGACTCCTTGTTCTCCGGCGTGCCCGCCGGATCGTGGTGACGCGGTCCTCGGCCGGCGCATCGGCGACGCGTCCGCGCGTCACGGACACGTGCCATCGCTGCCGGCCGGGGCCGTTGCTACTTCGAGTAGTACTCCACGATCAGCTGCTCGCTGACCGGGGTGTCGATCTCCGAGCGGTCGGGCGCCTTCAGCACCTTGCCGTTGAGCGCGTCGAAGTCGGCCTGCAGCCAGGGCGCGACCGAGGCCACGAGCTCCGTCGCGGCGCGGATCACGGGCTCGGCGCTCGAGCCCTCCTTGACCGTGATGATGTCGTCGGCCTTCACCTGGTAGCTCGGGATGTCGACCTTCTTGCCGTTGACCCGGAAGTGGCCGTGGTTCACGAGCTGGCGCGCCTGGCGCCGGGTGGCGGCGAGGCCGAGGCGGTACACGACGTTGTCGAGCCGCA harbors:
- the surE gene encoding 5'/3'-nucleotidase SurE, with product MTNILVTNDDGVGSPGLLALKQALEPFGRVSVIAPDSNRSAIGRGITIHNPLHVEEVTLADGSPALATDGTPVDCVRFAVLGLLDERPDVIVSGVNLGLNLGDDVTYSGTVAAALEGVLLGWPAIAVSAHATDARADQWDGSSYDFRAGASFAARLVPRVLEDDFPRGVILNVNAPGLPPEEVRGALVTRLGRRIYNDELTLEATEGARRRFTIYGGGASYRREEGTDFAAIESGHISVTPMHFDLTDMANMDVLERMSLADLLDPVLDDA
- the truA gene encoding tRNA pseudouridine(38-40) synthase TruA → MPAPRVLRLELEYDGAGFAGWAAQPGLRTVEGVVRDALGVLLREPVGLVVAGRTDAGVHARGQVASLATSSGLPPARILRGLAGLLPPDVAARDVREAPAGFDARRDAVARRYEYRVLTGPPSPLRRALVLHHPAPLDTDALDAAAALVVGRHDFRAFTPTRTEHVFFHRTVTACSWERRGDELVMTVEADAFLRHMVRVLVGTMLLVGRGAWPADRLAALLEGAPRGAAGRTAPAHPLTLVGVRYPDDDGRAAGPAATLPGT
- the rplQ gene encoding 50S ribosomal protein L17, with the translated sequence MRHRNQGPKLNRSSAHRSAMAANLATALLTHGRIQTTAPKARLARGIAEKAITLAKQDTLHARRQAIALLRNKEVTYRLFDVIGPAFSDVQGGYTRTLKLGPRQGDAAPMVLLELTQDIEVPAAR
- a CDS encoding DNA-directed RNA polymerase subunit alpha, translated to MLDIQSPRMTYEPVSETLGRFEVEPLDRGFGHTFGNSLRRVLLSSLEGAAVTSVRIEGVQHEFTTIPGLREDVTDVILNLRELVCRLHGEAGEIEVELSKTGPGAVTAGDIAAPADLEILNPDLEIGNLEAGARLDMILMISRGRGYVPAEQNKGPGSTIGVIPVDANFSPILRVRYEVSPARVGQRTDYDKLTLEIQTNGSVDPRAAIAEAAETLIGRLAIFADPESTRLLGEPAAEEPPAGGGMHDIMIEELELGVRSYNCLKRVGVETIGDLISKTEAELSAIPNFGKKSIEEVKENLAAHGLELRSDEA
- the rpsD gene encoding 30S ribosomal protein S4; the protein is MARYTGPAIKQSRREGFALTDKAQKYLDRRPYPPGEHGRGRIRQSEYLIQLREKQKTRRFYGLLEKQFRRYYEKANRQEGITGENLLRMLEMRLDNVVYRLGLAATRRQARQLVNHGHFRVNGKKVDIPSYQVKADDIITVKEGSSAEPVIRAATELVASVAPWLQADFDALNGKVLKAPDRSEIDTPVSEQLIVEYYSK